A DNA window from Brenneria izadpanahii contains the following coding sequences:
- the rodZ gene encoding cytoskeleton protein RodZ — protein MNTEATQDNTASTIPGERLRQARERLGLTQQIVADRLCLKLSIVREIEEGNVSANLAPTFLRGYIRSYAKLVHVPEGELLPMLDKHVVPKASNVAPMQSFSLGKSRKKRDGWLMTFTWLVVIIVLGLTGAWWWQNHQAQQQEINSMVDHATSMQAQSEGQEVPLMDNSESTDLAASNAAPSSPADVPANTESSAPEQHTESVPAPAAAPTPAPSAPAPQPATSDMSQNAITPAAPEHAPVAESQALVMSFNADCWLEVTDASGKKLFSGLQHNGGSLNLSGQAPYSLKIGAPAAVQIQFQGKPVDLSRFVRSNQVARLTLAAE, from the coding sequence ATGAATACTGAAGCCACTCAAGATAATACAGCATCAACTATTCCCGGCGAACGTCTTCGTCAGGCGCGTGAACGCCTGGGATTGACTCAGCAGATCGTCGCCGATCGTTTGTGTCTTAAGCTTTCGATTGTACGTGAAATTGAAGAAGGCAATGTGTCAGCCAATCTGGCGCCGACTTTTTTACGCGGTTATATCCGTTCCTATGCGAAGTTGGTTCATGTGCCGGAAGGCGAATTATTACCCATGCTGGATAAGCATGTGGTTCCCAAAGCCTCTAACGTCGCGCCTATGCAGAGCTTCTCCCTGGGGAAAAGCCGTAAGAAACGAGATGGCTGGTTAATGACCTTCACCTGGCTGGTGGTCATCATCGTGCTGGGGTTGACCGGCGCATGGTGGTGGCAGAATCACCAGGCGCAACAGCAGGAAATTAACAGTATGGTCGATCATGCCACTTCGATGCAGGCGCAGAGCGAGGGGCAAGAGGTGCCGTTGATGGATAACTCGGAGTCAACGGATCTGGCGGCTTCCAACGCGGCGCCTTCTTCACCGGCGGATGTGCCGGCGAATACGGAAAGTTCAGCGCCTGAACAACATACTGAATCCGTGCCTGCCCCGGCTGCGGCCCCGACCCCCGCGCCGTCCGCTCCCGCGCCGCAGCCCGCGACGAGCGATATGAGCCAGAACGCGATAACGCCGGCCGCGCCAGAGCATGCCCCGGTTGCCGAATCGCAAGCGCTGGTGATGAGTTTCAATGCCGATTGCTGGCTTGAGGTGACGGATGCCAGCGGAAAGAAACTGTTCAGCGGGCTGCAACATAATGGCGGCTCTTTGAATCTGAGCGGTCAGGCTCCTTACAGTTTGAAAATTGGCGCGCCTGCCGCGGTACAGATTCAATTTCAAGGTAAGCCGGTCGATTTAAGCCGGTTTGTAAGAAGCAATCAGGTTGCACGTCTGACGTTGGCGGCGGAATAA
- the ispG gene encoding flavodoxin-dependent (E)-4-hydroxy-3-methylbut-2-enyl-diphosphate synthase encodes MHNAAPITRRKSKRIYVGKVPIGDGAPIAVQSMTNTRTTDVEATVNQIKSLERVGVDIVRVSVPTMDAAEAFKLIKQQVNVPLVADIHFDYRIALKVAEYGVDCLRINPGNIGNEERIRSVVDCARDKNIPIRIGVNGGSLEKDLQEKYGEPTPEALLESAMRHVDILDRLNFDQFKVSVKASDVFLAVQSYRLLASRIDQPLHLGITEAGGARSGAVKSAIGLGLLLSEGIGDTLRISLAADPVEEVKVGFDILKSLRIRSRGINFIACPTCSRQEFDVIGTVNALEQRLEDIITPMDVSIIGCVVNGPGEALVSTIGVTGGHNKSGFYEDGVRQRERFDNEQMIDQLEAKIRAKASMMDESRRITVNLVDK; translated from the coding sequence ATGCATAACGCTGCACCCATCACCCGCCGGAAATCAAAACGGATTTACGTCGGCAAGGTGCCTATTGGTGATGGCGCGCCGATTGCGGTGCAGTCCATGACCAACACCCGAACCACTGATGTTGAAGCGACGGTTAATCAAATCAAATCACTGGAACGCGTCGGTGTTGATATTGTGCGTGTTTCCGTTCCAACCATGGATGCGGCGGAAGCGTTCAAGCTCATTAAACAGCAGGTGAATGTCCCGCTGGTGGCCGATATCCATTTTGACTACCGTATTGCGTTGAAGGTAGCGGAATACGGCGTCGATTGCCTGCGTATCAATCCGGGCAATATCGGTAACGAAGAGCGTATCCGCTCCGTTGTCGACTGCGCGCGCGATAAAAATATCCCGATACGTATTGGCGTTAACGGCGGATCGCTGGAAAAAGATTTGCAGGAAAAGTATGGCGAACCAACGCCGGAAGCTCTGTTGGAGTCCGCCATGCGCCACGTAGATATTCTCGATCGTCTCAATTTCGATCAGTTTAAGGTCAGCGTAAAAGCATCCGATGTTTTTCTGGCGGTGCAGTCTTACCGACTGCTGGCGTCGCGTATCGATCAGCCGTTGCATCTGGGGATCACCGAAGCCGGCGGCGCGCGCAGCGGGGCGGTTAAGTCGGCGATTGGGCTTGGTCTGCTGTTGTCGGAAGGGATCGGGGATACCCTGCGTATTTCGCTGGCGGCCGATCCGGTGGAAGAGGTTAAAGTTGGGTTCGATATTCTGAAGTCGCTGCGTATTCGCTCGCGCGGCATCAATTTTATCGCTTGTCCGACCTGCTCACGGCAGGAGTTTGATGTCATCGGCACCGTGAATGCGCTGGAACAGCGTCTGGAAGACATTATCACGCCGATGGATGTGTCTATCATCGGTTGCGTGGTTAACGGGCCGGGCGAGGCGCTGGTTTCCACTATCGGCGTGACAGGCGGACATAATAAGAGCGGCTTCTATGAGGACGGCGTTCGTCAGCGTGAACGTTTTGATAATGAACAGATGATCGATCAACTGGAAGCGAAAATCCGTGCCAAGGCTTCCATGATGGATGAAAGCCGGCGCATTACGGTAAATCTGGTTGATAAATAA
- the hisS gene encoding histidine--tRNA ligase codes for MAKNIQAIRGMNDYLPADTALWQRIENSLKQVLSSYGYSEIRTPIVEQTSLFKRAIGEVTDVVEKEMYTFEDRNGDSLTLRPENTASCVRAGIEHGILYNQEQRLWYCGPMFRHERPQKGRYRQFHQMGCEVFGLQGPDIDAELILMTARWWRVLGISEHVSLELNSIGSLEARANYREALIAFLEQHKDQLDEDCLRRMYTNPLRVLDSKNAQVQTLLDDAPVLTDYLDDESRIHFESLCELLTQAGIPYTVNPRLVRGLDYYNRTVFEWVTNSLGAQGTVCAGGRYDGMVEQLGGHATPSVGFAMGLERLVLLVQSVNPEFKALPVVDVYLISSGDGTQIAAMKLAETLRDALPQLKLMTNYGGGNFKKQFARADKWGARIALVLGENEVAAGQVVIKNLSNGEQDTLAQADVAAKLATLLD; via the coding sequence GTGGCAAAAAATATTCAAGCCATCCGCGGCATGAACGATTACCTGCCGGCCGATACGGCGTTGTGGCAGCGTATTGAAAACAGCCTGAAACAGGTGCTCAGCAGCTACGGCTATAGTGAAATCCGTACCCCTATCGTTGAGCAAACATCGTTGTTTAAACGCGCCATCGGCGAAGTGACCGATGTGGTTGAAAAAGAGATGTATACCTTTGAGGATCGTAACGGCGATAGTCTGACGTTGCGCCCTGAGAATACGGCGAGTTGTGTTCGCGCCGGTATTGAACACGGTATTCTCTACAATCAGGAACAGCGTCTGTGGTATTGCGGGCCGATGTTTCGCCATGAGCGTCCGCAGAAGGGGCGCTATCGCCAGTTCCATCAGATGGGCTGTGAAGTCTTCGGCTTGCAGGGGCCGGACATTGACGCCGAACTGATTCTGATGACGGCGCGCTGGTGGCGGGTGCTGGGTATTTCGGAGCATGTCAGCCTGGAGTTGAATTCGATTGGTTCGCTGGAAGCGCGCGCCAACTATCGTGAAGCGCTGATTGCGTTTCTTGAACAGCATAAAGACCAGCTTGATGAAGATTGTCTGCGTCGCATGTATACCAATCCGCTGCGAGTGCTGGACTCTAAGAACGCTCAGGTGCAGACGCTGCTGGATGACGCGCCGGTGCTGACCGATTATCTTGATGACGAATCCCGCATCCACTTTGAATCATTGTGTGAACTTTTAACGCAGGCAGGTATCCCATATACCGTTAATCCGCGTTTGGTTCGCGGCCTGGATTATTATAACCGCACCGTTTTCGAGTGGGTGACCAACAGTCTGGGCGCACAGGGCACGGTTTGTGCCGGCGGCCGTTATGACGGTATGGTTGAACAACTGGGCGGACATGCCACGCCATCCGTGGGTTTTGCGATGGGGCTGGAGCGTTTGGTTCTGCTGGTGCAGTCCGTCAATCCTGAGTTTAAGGCGCTTCCGGTCGTTGACGTCTATCTGATTTCGTCGGGCGACGGCACTCAGATTGCCGCGATGAAACTGGCTGAGACATTACGTGATGCGTTGCCGCAATTGAAACTGATGACCAACTATGGCGGCGGCAATTTTAAAAAGCAATTTGCCCGGGCCGATAAATGGGGCGCTCGCATTGCGCTGGTCCTCGGTGAAAACGAAGTCGCCGCGGGTCAGGTAGTGATTAAAAACCTGAGTAATGGCGAGCAGGATACATTGGCACAGGCTGACGTTGCGGCAAAATTGGCAACGTTACTGGATTGA
- a CDS encoding YfgM family protein, producing the protein MEAYTTENEQVDALRRFFTENGKALAVGVVLGVGALVGWRFWLNHQNNSAMASSASYQQITDRLAEGKAEDVASAEKFSAENKNNYGVLASLELARHYVDQKDFAKAEQQLVQAQSQTKDADLLSLVNLRLARIQLQENKADEALKTLDAIKSDGWVALAAEVRGDALVSKGDSQAAREAYNKGLAANPPQALQAFLRMKLNNLSS; encoded by the coding sequence GTGGAAGCCTATACCACAGAGAATGAGCAGGTTGATGCGTTACGTCGTTTCTTCACGGAAAATGGGAAAGCGTTAGCTGTTGGTGTTGTGCTTGGTGTCGGCGCACTGGTTGGCTGGCGTTTCTGGCTGAATCACCAGAACAACAGCGCAATGGCGTCATCTGCGTCATATCAGCAAATCACCGATCGCCTGGCGGAAGGTAAAGCTGAAGACGTCGCATCGGCGGAGAAATTTTCCGCTGAGAATAAAAATAATTATGGTGTGCTGGCATCGCTGGAGCTGGCTCGTCACTATGTGGATCAAAAGGATTTTGCTAAAGCGGAACAACAGCTGGTGCAAGCTCAATCCCAAACTAAAGACGCCGATCTGCTCTCTCTGGTGAATTTACGCCTGGCGCGAATTCAACTGCAGGAAAACAAAGCGGATGAAGCGCTGAAAACGCTGGATGCCATTAAGTCGGATGGTTGGGTTGCTCTGGCTGCGGAAGTCCGTGGCGACGCCCTGGTCAGTAAAGGGGATAGCCAGGCTGCGCGCGAAGCTTATAACAAAGGTCTGGCCGCTAATCCACCGCAGGCGCTGCAAGCATTCCTGCGTATGAAACTGAACAACCTGTCCAGCTAA
- the bamB gene encoding outer membrane protein assembly factor BamB, producing MQLRKTLLVGLVSAALLSGCSLFNSEEDVVTMSPLPTVENQFTPTKVWSRSVGSGIGEFYSNLHPAWQDNHVFAADRKGTVKALDLDSGAEIWHTDLSEKAGFFSRTPALLSGGVAVAGNHVYVGSEKAQVFALNAEDGTLAWQTKVAGEVLSRPVSSDGVVLIHTSNGMLQALDEADGAIKWTVNLDMPTLSLRGESAPTTAYGAAIVGGDNGRVNAVLINQGQLIWQQRISQPSGATEIDRLNDVDTTPVVAGELVYALGYNGNMTALDLRSGQIMWKRELGSVHDFIVDGDHIYLVDQNDRVVALNTNGGVNLWRQSDLLHRNLTAPVLYNGYLVVGDAEGYLHWLNTADGRFVAQQKVDSSGFLSKPVIASDKLLIQAKNGEVYAFTR from the coding sequence ATGCAATTGCGTAAAACACTTTTGGTAGGACTGGTGTCTGCTGCCCTGCTGAGCGGATGTTCGCTGTTTAACAGCGAGGAAGATGTCGTCACTATGTCTCCATTGCCGACGGTGGAAAATCAGTTCACGCCGACCAAGGTTTGGAGCCGTTCGGTAGGTAGCGGCATCGGCGAATTTTATTCCAATCTGCATCCTGCCTGGCAGGACAACCACGTATTTGCCGCCGATCGCAAAGGGACGGTGAAAGCGTTGGATCTGGATAGCGGCGCGGAAATCTGGCATACCGATCTGTCTGAAAAAGCCGGATTTTTCTCCCGGACGCCGGCGTTATTATCCGGCGGCGTAGCAGTGGCGGGTAACCATGTCTACGTCGGCAGCGAAAAGGCACAGGTGTTTGCTCTGAACGCCGAGGACGGCACGTTGGCATGGCAAACCAAAGTGGCTGGCGAAGTGCTCTCACGTCCGGTGAGCAGCGACGGCGTTGTGCTGATTCATACCAGCAACGGCATGTTGCAGGCGTTGGATGAAGCCGACGGCGCAATAAAATGGACGGTTAACCTGGATATGCCGACGCTTTCGCTGCGCGGCGAATCGGCGCCGACCACCGCGTATGGCGCGGCTATCGTCGGCGGCGACAACGGGCGTGTGAATGCCGTGCTGATTAATCAGGGGCAGTTAATCTGGCAGCAACGTATTTCGCAGCCGAGCGGAGCCACGGAAATCGATCGCCTGAACGATGTCGATACCACGCCGGTTGTTGCGGGCGAACTGGTCTATGCCCTGGGCTATAACGGCAACATGACCGCGCTGGACCTGCGTTCCGGTCAAATCATGTGGAAACGGGAACTGGGGTCGGTGCATGATTTCATCGTCGACGGCGACCATATTTATCTGGTGGATCAGAATGACCGCGTTGTGGCATTGAACACCAATGGCGGCGTGAACCTATGGCGTCAGAGCGATCTGCTGCACCGTAATTTGACGGCGCCGGTGCTGTATAATGGTTACCTGGTGGTGGGTGACGCGGAAGGCTACCTGCATTGGTTGAATACGGCGGATGGCCGTTTTGTCGCTCAGCAGAAAGTGGATAGCTCCGGTTTCCTGAGCAAGCCGGTGATCGCCAGCGATAAGCTGCTTATCCAGGCGAAAAACGGTGAAGTTTACGCATTTACCCGCTAG
- the der gene encoding ribosome biogenesis GTPase Der has translation MIPVVALVGRPNVGKSTLFNRLTRTRDALVADFPGLTRDRKYGRAEVEGHEFIIIDTGGIDGTEDGVETRMAGQSLMAIEEADIVLFMVDARAGLMPADQSIAQHLRSRQKATFLVANKTDGIDPDTVIGDFYSLGMGEIYPIAASHGRGVTSLLEKVLLPFAEEEPSSESVELTEEEENAAYWAEQLADEQAADDAQAEEDDFDPESLPIKLAIVGRPNVGKSTLTNRILGEERVVVYDMPGTTRDSIYIPMVRDEREYVLIDTAGVRKRGKVTDTVEKFSVIKTLQAIEDANVVMLVIDAREGISDQDLSLLGFILNSGRSLVIVVNKWDGLSQEVREQVKETLDLRLGFIDFARVHFISALHGSGVGNLFESVLEAYSCATRRVGTSMLTRIMQMAVDDHQPPLVRGRRVKLKYAHAGGYNPPIVVIHGNQVKDLPDSYKRYLMNYYRRSLQVMGTPIRIQFKEGENPFADKRNTLTPNQLRKRKRLMKHIKKSK, from the coding sequence ATGATACCTGTCGTCGCGCTGGTCGGACGTCCGAATGTGGGGAAATCCACACTGTTTAACCGTCTAACGCGTACGCGTGATGCTTTAGTGGCGGACTTCCCTGGGCTGACGCGCGACCGTAAATATGGTCGTGCGGAAGTGGAAGGCCATGAGTTTATCATCATCGATACCGGCGGGATTGATGGCACCGAAGACGGCGTAGAAACACGCATGGCCGGGCAGTCGCTGATGGCGATTGAAGAGGCCGATATCGTATTGTTTATGGTGGATGCCCGGGCGGGGCTGATGCCGGCCGATCAGAGTATCGCTCAACATCTGCGTAGCCGACAGAAAGCCACGTTTCTGGTGGCCAATAAAACGGACGGCATCGATCCCGATACCGTCATCGGCGATTTTTATTCCCTGGGTATGGGGGAAATTTATCCGATAGCCGCTTCTCACGGCCGCGGCGTAACCTCGTTGCTTGAAAAGGTGCTGTTGCCGTTTGCCGAGGAAGAGCCGTCGTCTGAATCCGTTGAGCTGACGGAAGAAGAAGAGAATGCCGCTTATTGGGCGGAACAGCTTGCGGATGAGCAAGCGGCGGATGACGCTCAAGCCGAAGAAGACGATTTCGATCCTGAGTCGTTGCCGATCAAACTGGCGATTGTCGGCCGCCCCAACGTGGGTAAGTCCACACTGACCAACCGTATTCTGGGTGAAGAACGGGTGGTGGTTTACGATATGCCGGGCACAACGCGCGATAGTATTTATATCCCGATGGTGCGTGATGAGCGCGAGTACGTACTGATCGACACCGCCGGGGTGCGTAAACGCGGCAAGGTAACCGATACGGTCGAAAAGTTCTCGGTGATTAAAACGCTGCAGGCGATTGAAGATGCCAACGTTGTGATGCTGGTCATCGATGCCCGCGAAGGGATCTCCGATCAGGATCTCTCACTGCTGGGCTTTATCCTCAATAGTGGGCGCTCACTGGTGATTGTGGTCAACAAGTGGGATGGCCTTTCGCAGGAGGTGCGCGAGCAGGTCAAAGAAACGCTGGATTTACGCCTCGGTTTTATCGATTTCGCCCGCGTTCATTTTATCTCCGCTCTGCATGGCAGCGGCGTGGGCAACCTGTTCGAATCGGTGCTTGAAGCCTATTCCTGTGCGACTCGCCGGGTTGGAACCTCAATGCTGACCCGCATCATGCAAATGGCCGTTGATGACCATCAGCCGCCGCTGGTTCGCGGCCGCCGGGTGAAGCTAAAATATGCGCACGCGGGCGGTTATAACCCGCCGATTGTGGTAATCCACGGCAATCAGGTGAAAGATCTGCCTGATTCCTATAAACGCTATCTGATGAACTACTATCGCCGTTCATTGCAGGTTATGGGAACGCCGATCCGCATTCAGTTCAAAGAAGGGGAAAACCCCTTTGCCGATAAGCGCAACACCTTGACGCCTAATCAGTTACGCAAGCGTAAGCGTCTGATGAAGCACATTAAAAAGAGCAAATAA
- a CDS encoding AEC family transporter translates to MSWENWSFAFNVTVPNLLMLLLGVALRKLKILNDDFCDSAMRLVFNVSLPCLLFFSVAANHQPIMEQLPLVIYGVVGTLLTYLLLEFAAIYVVKEPTERGIFVQGGFRSNTGIMGLAFAMSAYGNEGVAIGSMYLLVTVIMFNVLSVITLTRSLKRTADGRGIGTLALLKGIITNPLIISLLLGLCYSKSGLPMPSVIQQTGSFIAALSLPLALLCAGVSLDWRMIFRSSNVAALSSLAKLLIVPGILTLGGWLVGFRGVTLGVIFLFSATPTAAGSYAMTRAMGGNPTLAANIIGLTTAGSFFVIALGVYLLRSLGVI, encoded by the coding sequence ATGTCTTGGGAAAACTGGAGTTTTGCGTTTAACGTTACGGTGCCTAACCTATTGATGCTGTTGCTTGGGGTTGCGCTACGTAAGCTGAAAATACTGAATGACGATTTTTGCGATTCGGCAATGCGTTTGGTTTTTAATGTATCGCTGCCTTGCCTGCTGTTTTTCAGCGTCGCCGCCAATCATCAGCCGATTATGGAACAATTGCCGCTGGTGATTTATGGCGTTGTCGGTACGCTGCTAACCTATTTATTGTTGGAGTTCGCCGCCATTTATGTCGTCAAAGAGCCGACCGAGCGCGGTATCTTTGTGCAGGGCGGATTTCGTTCCAATACCGGCATCATGGGGTTGGCGTTCGCCATGAGCGCCTACGGCAACGAAGGGGTCGCTATTGGCTCCATGTATCTGCTGGTAACCGTGATTATGTTTAACGTGCTGTCCGTTATTACGCTGACGCGCAGTTTAAAGCGGACAGCCGACGGGCGGGGGATCGGCACTCTCGCGTTGCTGAAGGGCATTATTACGAATCCGCTGATTATCAGCTTGCTGCTAGGGCTGTGCTATTCGAAGAGCGGCTTACCTATGCCCTCGGTGATTCAGCAGACCGGGAGCTTTATTGCCGCGTTGTCGCTGCCGTTGGCGCTATTGTGCGCCGGCGTCAGCCTCGACTGGCGTATGATTTTTCGTTCATCCAACGTGGCGGCGCTCTCTTCATTGGCTAAACTGCTGATCGTGCCGGGTATTCTGACGCTGGGCGGCTGGCTGGTCGGTTTTCGGGGCGTCACGCTTGGGGTGATTTTTTTGTTTTCCGCCACGCCTACGGCCGCAGGCAGCTATGCCATGACCCGGGCAATGGGCGGTAACCCGACGCTGGCGGCCAATATTATTGGCTTAACCACCGCCGGTTCGTTCTTTGTGATCGCGCTGGGAGTCTATTTGTTACGTTCGCTTGGCGTGATTTAG
- a CDS encoding zinc ribbon domain-containing protein: MEVVCPRCHGVMNWKNDNRFYCPHCQQDYLREARCPECQQPLQELKACGAVDYFCQHGHGLISKKRVVFSLHER; the protein is encoded by the coding sequence GTGGAAGTCGTCTGTCCGCGCTGTCATGGCGTAATGAATTGGAAAAATGACAATCGTTTCTATTGCCCGCACTGTCAGCAGGACTATCTGCGTGAAGCGCGTTGTCCTGAATGTCAGCAACCGCTGCAAGAGTTAAAGGCCTGCGGTGCCGTAGATTATTTTTGTCAGCATGGGCATGGGTTGATTTCAAAGAAACGTGTGGTGTTTTCGCTGCATGAACGATAG
- a CDS encoding protealysin inhibitor emfourin — MKNLPQLTDDAIVELAREGGIAWIPKLNGLRRFALSNLPESERERICAAIRHALPQAREPGKPDSPGRGDQFYYRIHISFSSAEKTHRTEQEFLVPEDLAPPELTTLWREGK, encoded by the coding sequence ATGAAGAATCTGCCGCAGCTTACCGACGACGCTATTGTGGAACTGGCGCGTGAAGGCGGTATTGCCTGGATACCCAAGTTGAACGGGCTGCGGCGTTTCGCGCTATCCAACCTGCCGGAGTCAGAGCGGGAACGCATCTGCGCCGCTATCCGCCATGCTCTGCCGCAGGCGCGAGAACCAGGAAAACCTGATTCACCCGGACGCGGCGACCAGTTTTATTACCGCATTCATATCTCTTTTTCCTCCGCAGAGAAAACACACCGTACTGAGCAAGAGTTTTTGGTCCCGGAAGATCTGGCGCCGCCGGAACTCACCACCCTATGGCGCGAAGGCAAATAA
- a CDS encoding M4 family metallopeptidase, which produces MKSRPIHSVIPPYILHRIIANGSEDQRRCAQQTLMHVQSLMVSTHPRPAPHALSSAGQAYREIYDAENQQQLPGKLVRKEGQNSNGDITVDEAYDYLGVTYDFFWQAFQRNSLDNQGLTLTGTVHYGQEYQNAFWNGQQMVFGDGDGKIFNRFTIAIDIVAHELTHGVIESEAGLIYLRQSGALNESLSDVFGSMVKQFHRGQTAEQADWMIGEELLAEGIHGTGLRSMSQPGTAYDDLLLGRDPQPSHMDGYINTREDNGGVHLNSGIPNRAFYLAATELGGYSWEKAGRIWYDTLCDKSLPQNADFEVFSRFTIQHAAQRFDQSVADIVKQSWEKVGVVSAMGGL; this is translated from the coding sequence ATGAAGTCCAGGCCGATTCACAGCGTGATCCCTCCCTATATCTTGCACCGCATTATTGCCAATGGTTCCGAGGATCAGCGCCGTTGCGCCCAACAAACCCTGATGCACGTCCAGTCGCTGATGGTCAGCACGCATCCCAGACCTGCGCCCCATGCCTTGTCCTCCGCGGGCCAGGCTTATCGCGAAATCTATGATGCGGAAAACCAGCAGCAGTTGCCGGGCAAACTGGTACGCAAAGAGGGCCAAAACAGCAACGGCGATATCACCGTCGATGAAGCCTATGACTATCTTGGCGTCACCTATGATTTCTTCTGGCAAGCCTTCCAGCGCAACTCCCTTGATAACCAGGGATTAACGTTGACCGGAACCGTCCACTACGGTCAAGAGTATCAAAACGCATTCTGGAATGGACAACAGATGGTATTTGGCGACGGCGACGGCAAAATCTTCAACCGCTTCACCATCGCCATTGATATTGTGGCGCATGAGTTAACGCATGGCGTGATTGAGAGTGAAGCGGGGCTCATATATCTAAGACAATCCGGCGCGCTGAACGAATCGTTATCCGACGTTTTTGGCTCAATGGTGAAACAATTCCACCGTGGACAAACCGCGGAACAGGCGGACTGGATGATCGGCGAGGAACTGCTGGCGGAAGGGATCCACGGCACCGGCCTGCGTTCAATGTCGCAACCGGGAACCGCGTATGACGATCTGTTGTTAGGCAGGGATCCGCAACCTTCTCATATGGACGGCTATATTAATACCCGAGAAGATAACGGCGGCGTCCATCTTAATTCCGGTATACCAAACCGGGCATTCTATCTGGCGGCAACCGAACTTGGCGGTTACTCCTGGGAAAAGGCGGGCAGAATATGGTACGACACGCTGTGTGATAAATCGCTGCCGCAAAACGCCGACTTTGAAGTGTTCTCCCGGTTCACTATTCAGCATGCCGCACAGCGCTTTGACCAATCCGTCGCTGATATTGTCAAACAATCCTGGGAAAAAGTGGGCGTCGTGTCCGCAATGGGGGGATTATGA
- the xseA gene encoding exodeoxyribonuclease VII large subunit yields MSQFPSSAIFTVSRLNQTVRQLLEMEMGQIWLSGEISNFSQPSSGHWYFTLKDERAQVRCAMFRNSNRRVTFRPQNGQQVLIRASITLYEPRGDYQLLAESMQPAGDGLLQQQFEQLKQRLAAEGLFDQQFKQALPSPAKRVGVITSASGAALHDILQVLQRRDPSLPVVVYPTAVQGAEAPLQIVRAIELANRREECDVLIVGRGGGSLEDLWSFNDERVARAIFASRIPIVSAVGHETDVTIADFVGDLRAPTPSAAAELVSRNQLELIRQLQSQRQRLEMAMDYFLAQRSREFTRLHHRLQQQHPQLRLARQQTQLVKLRQRLDEGMQLQLKQLSRRSERLQQRLIQQQPQPKIHRAQQRLQQLQYQMQHAVERQLNQHKQRLGVACSHLEGVSPLATLARGYNVTTTPDGRVLKNISQAAPGDTLKTRLQDGWVESQVTALMPEKATASIVKRRKI; encoded by the coding sequence ATGTCTCAATTCCCCTCTTCTGCAATTTTCACCGTTAGCCGTCTAAACCAGACGGTTCGGCAACTGCTGGAAATGGAGATGGGTCAGATATGGCTTTCCGGTGAAATATCCAACTTTTCCCAGCCTTCCTCCGGCCACTGGTATTTTACGCTGAAGGATGAGCGCGCGCAGGTACGTTGCGCCATGTTTCGCAATAGCAACCGCCGCGTCACCTTTCGCCCGCAAAACGGCCAGCAGGTGCTGATACGCGCCTCGATTACGCTGTATGAGCCACGCGGCGATTACCAACTGCTGGCGGAAAGTATGCAGCCGGCGGGCGATGGCTTGCTGCAACAGCAGTTTGAGCAATTAAAGCAGCGTCTCGCCGCGGAAGGACTTTTCGATCAACAGTTTAAGCAGGCGCTGCCGAGCCCGGCCAAACGGGTCGGCGTCATTACTTCGGCCAGCGGCGCCGCTCTACACGATATCTTACAGGTTTTGCAACGCCGCGATCCTTCACTGCCGGTGGTGGTCTACCCCACCGCGGTGCAGGGCGCTGAAGCGCCGCTACAGATTGTCCGCGCAATTGAATTGGCCAACCGGCGCGAAGAGTGTGACGTTCTGATCGTGGGCCGCGGCGGCGGATCGCTGGAAGATTTATGGAGTTTCAACGATGAGCGGGTCGCACGGGCTATTTTCGCCAGCCGCATTCCCATCGTCAGCGCGGTCGGTCATGAAACCGACGTCACCATCGCCGATTTCGTCGGCGATCTGCGCGCGCCTACGCCATCAGCCGCAGCGGAACTGGTCAGCCGCAATCAGCTCGAACTGATCCGCCAGCTACAATCCCAGCGCCAGCGGCTGGAAATGGCGATGGATTACTTCCTCGCCCAACGTAGCCGTGAATTTACCCGTTTGCATCACCGTTTACAGCAGCAGCATCCGCAGTTGCGCCTGGCGCGCCAGCAGACTCAACTTGTTAAACTGCGCCAGCGGCTGGATGAAGGAATGCAGTTGCAGCTCAAACAGTTGTCGCGCCGAAGCGAACGTTTACAACAGCGTCTGATACAGCAGCAACCGCAGCCGAAGATTCATCGCGCGCAACAACGTTTACAACAGTTGCAGTATCAGATGCAGCATGCCGTTGAACGTCAGCTTAATCAGCATAAGCAAAGATTGGGCGTCGCTTGCTCGCACCTGGAAGGGGTAAGCCCGCTGGCGACGCTGGCGCGTGGCTACAACGTGACGACCACGCCGGATGGCCGGGTGCTGAAGAATATCTCACAAGCCGCGCCGGGTGATACGTTGAAAACCCGTCTGCAAGATGGTTGGGTTGAAAGCCAGGTCACCGCGCTGATGCCGGAAAAAGCGACAGCATCAATAGTCAAACGCCGCAAAATATAG